From the genome of candidate division WOR-3 bacterium, one region includes:
- the cdaA gene encoding diadenylate cyclase CdaA has translation MITDFIRFRIIDAIDIIIVAILAYYFLRFLRGTRAMRMLYALLLLVVIGSVARWLDFKTLGLIVSSLTTVWLVAFVILFQPEIRNLLSRFGRTRPIRFLFRPTADSTLIEELVAACAQMKERKIGALIVIEREIGLREYTETGTKLEAKVSAPLLVSIFTPPSPLHDGAVIISGVHIIAAGCTLPIGEGEPGTGMRHRAAAGITAITDAVAVVVSETTGSISYAQRGRLLINLTPSQLKYNLMQALLKES, from the coding sequence ATGATTACCGACTTCATCCGCTTCCGGATAATTGATGCGATTGACATTATCATCGTCGCCATCCTCGCCTATTACTTCCTGCGCTTTCTGCGTGGAACCAGGGCAATGCGGATGCTTTATGCGCTACTCCTCCTTGTCGTAATCGGTTCGGTTGCCCGCTGGCTTGACTTCAAAACGCTCGGACTAATTGTCAGCTCTTTAACAACGGTCTGGCTTGTTGCCTTTGTGATCCTGTTCCAGCCCGAAATCCGCAACCTCCTTTCCCGGTTCGGTCGCACCCGCCCGATTCGCTTTCTCTTCCGACCGACCGCTGACTCCACCCTGATTGAGGAACTGGTTGCCGCCTGTGCCCAGATGAAGGAGAGAAAAATTGGCGCCTTGATTGTCATTGAACGGGAGATTGGCTTACGCGAATACACCGAAACCGGCACAAAACTTGAAGCAAAGGTATCAGCCCCCTTGCTCGTCTCCATCTTTACACCCCCATCCCCTTTGCATGATGGTGCGGTTATCATCAGTGGCGTTCACATTATCGCTGCCGGCTGTACTCTACCAATCGGTGAAGGAGAACCAGGGACAGGTATGCGCCATCGTGCTGCCGCCGGCATAACCGCCATTACCGATGCGGTTGCGGTTGTTGTCTCTGAAACCACCGGCAGCATCAGTTATGCCCAGCGGGGCAGACTCCTAATCAATTTGACACCATCCCAGTTAAAGTATAATCTGATGCAAGCACTATTAAAGGAGAGTTAA
- the folP gene encoding dihydropteroate synthase, translated as MRILELKHEQDLNAELHRIGVDPKAWQIFAKKSRILTIKVPGLSPAGANILKQTALITGADCAIHRDCISGRVKKSDAILFATPRQIEEICLRLEHQPECARRLVPELKMLTEQVFNLPTPVKIKGRIFDFKRTYVMGILNITPDSFYDGGRFLSPQKAIDHGLEMVDEGADIIDIGAESTRPGSRPVKAEEQIERLLPILKGLAKRVKVPISVDTTSARVAEIALNEGCSIINDISGFGFDPKMAKVCARADSFVIVMHIKGRPKTMQKNPVYKDLMQEIVNKLALAIAKGIKAGIRQERIFIDPGIGFGKKLEHNLEILRRLGELRTLGQPIVVGPSRKSFIGMILNLPPEERLEGTIAAAVIAAKNGASIIRVHDVQKVKRALAIFDALRLAPATGEKR; from the coding sequence ATGCGTATCCTCGAGCTAAAGCACGAGCAGGACCTGAACGCAGAACTTCACCGCATTGGTGTTGACCCCAAGGCATGGCAAATCTTTGCTAAAAAGAGCCGGATTTTGACGATAAAAGTTCCCGGGCTTTCCCCTGCGGGTGCCAACATCCTCAAGCAGACCGCGCTCATCACCGGTGCGGACTGCGCAATTCACCGCGATTGCATCTCCGGTAGGGTGAAAAAAAGCGACGCCATCCTCTTTGCCACGCCCCGCCAGATTGAGGAAATCTGCCTAAGGCTTGAGCATCAGCCTGAATGTGCGCGCCGGCTCGTACCGGAATTGAAGATGCTGACCGAGCAGGTTTTCAATCTGCCCACCCCGGTTAAAATCAAGGGCAGGATTTTTGACTTCAAAAGGACCTATGTGATGGGGATTCTCAATATCACCCCTGACTCATTTTATGACGGTGGCAGGTTTCTCTCACCACAAAAGGCGATTGACCACGGTTTGGAAATGGTTGATGAGGGTGCGGACATCATTGACATCGGTGCTGAATCAACCCGACCGGGCTCAAGACCGGTAAAAGCAGAGGAGCAAATTGAACGGCTGTTGCCGATCCTGAAAGGGCTGGCAAAAAGGGTGAAGGTGCCGATTTCGGTTGACACCACCAGTGCCCGTGTTGCTGAAATTGCCTTGAACGAAGGTTGCAGTATCATCAATGACATCTCCGGTTTCGGATTTGACCCCAAAATGGCTAAAGTGTGCGCCCGTGCCGATTCATTCGTGATTGTGATGCACATAAAAGGCAGACCGAAGACAATGCAGAAAAACCCGGTGTATAAGGACCTGATGCAGGAGATTGTCAACAAACTCGCCCTGGCGATAGCAAAGGGAATTAAAGCCGGCATCAGGCAGGAGCGCATCTTTATTGACCCGGGCATCGGCTTCGGCAAGAAACTTGAACACAACCTTGAAATCCTGCGCCGGCTTGGTGAACTGCGCACACTTGGTCAACCGATTGTTGTCGGACCATCGCGCAAATCATTTATCGGGATGATATTAAACCTACCGCCTGAGGAGCGGCTTGAAGGCACGATTGCGGCTGCAGTCATCGCAGCGAAAAACGGCGCCAGTATCATCCGCGTCCACGATGTCCAAAAGGTCAAAAGGGCGCTGGCAATTTTTGATGCGCTCCGCCTGGCACCTGCAACCGGAGAGAAAAGATGA
- the rocD gene encoding ornithine--oxo-acid transaminase: MTNQDYIRLEEIYCAHNYHPLPVVIAKGSGVWVEDVEGRRYLDMLSAYSALNQGHRHPKIIEALFEQANRLTLTSRAFHNDQLAPFCKLLSEITGQEQALLMNSGAEAVETAIKLARRWGYTRKNVKPDRAEIIVCANNFHGRTITIVSFSTEALYRDGFGPFTPGFKVIPYDDTSALEQAINETTVGFLVEPIQGEGGVVVPKQGYLKRAREICQAHRVLFILDEIQTGLGRTGRLFCYQYEDARPDVLILGKALGGGCMPVSAVLSSQEIMAVFVPGNHGSTFGGNPLACAVGRAAIEVILEEKLAERSFELGAYFQAELKKIKSEKVAEIRGKGLLIGVELKPEAGPARAYCEKLLKLGILAKDTHETVIRFAPPLVIKKEEIDWALERIAQVL; this comes from the coding sequence TTGACGAATCAGGACTACATTCGGCTGGAAGAGATTTACTGCGCCCACAATTACCATCCCCTGCCGGTGGTGATTGCAAAAGGCTCAGGGGTCTGGGTTGAGGATGTTGAAGGCAGGCGCTACCTTGATATGCTGTCAGCATATTCGGCACTAAATCAGGGTCACCGCCACCCAAAAATCATTGAAGCCCTGTTTGAGCAGGCAAACAGGCTGACCTTGACCTCAAGGGCGTTTCACAATGACCAGCTTGCACCGTTCTGTAAACTGCTCTCAGAAATCACCGGTCAGGAGCAGGCGCTTTTAATGAACTCCGGTGCGGAGGCGGTTGAGACCGCAATCAAACTGGCGCGGCGCTGGGGCTACACGAGAAAAAATGTCAAACCGGACCGGGCAGAGATTATTGTCTGTGCCAACAACTTTCACGGTCGGACAATCACCATCGTCAGTTTTTCAACCGAAGCCCTTTACCGGGACGGGTTTGGTCCTTTCACACCCGGATTCAAAGTCATCCCCTATGACGACACCAGCGCGCTCGAGCAGGCGATTAACGAAACCACCGTTGGATTTCTTGTTGAGCCGATTCAGGGTGAGGGCGGTGTGGTTGTGCCGAAACAGGGCTACCTGAAAAGGGCAAGGGAAATCTGCCAGGCGCACCGGGTTTTATTCATCCTTGACGAGATTCAGACCGGTCTCGGCAGGACCGGCAGGCTCTTCTGTTATCAGTACGAGGATGCCCGACCCGATGTTTTGATTTTGGGCAAGGCGTTAGGTGGTGGCTGCATGCCGGTCTCTGCGGTCCTCTCATCTCAAGAGATTATGGCGGTATTTGTGCCGGGCAATCACGGCTCAACCTTTGGCGGCAACCCCTTGGCGTGCGCAGTTGGCAGAGCCGCAATTGAGGTAATCCTCGAGGAAAAACTTGCCGAGCGCTCGTTTGAACTCGGCGCCTATTTCCAGGCAGAACTGAAAAAAATTAAATCTGAAAAGGTGGCAGAAATCCGGGGCAAAGGGCTTCTGATTGGCGTGGAACTGAAACCCGAGGCAGGTCCGGCAAGAGCCTATTGTGAAAAACTCCTTAAACTGGGCATCCTTGCCAAGGACACCCACGAAACGGTCATTCGCTTTGCCCCGCCCTTGGTGATAAAAAAGGAGGAGATTGACTGGGCTTTGGAAAGAATCGCCCAGGTTCTATAG
- a CDS encoding MazG nucleotide pyrophosphohydrolase domain-containing protein → MTISEFQELIRKIYFVKDSQRGKDGTFRWFAEEVGELARALRKNVQKEKEEEFADVFAWLVSLASLEGVSLDRACAKYRNGCPKCHSVPCECKETSKD, encoded by the coding sequence ATGACCATCAGTGAGTTTCAGGAACTGATAAGGAAAATCTATTTTGTTAAGGATAGCCAGCGCGGCAAGGACGGCACCTTTCGCTGGTTTGCCGAAGAGGTGGGCGAACTGGCGCGCGCACTCCGGAAAAATGTCCAGAAGGAGAAGGAGGAGGAGTTTGCCGATGTGTTTGCCTGGCTCGTCAGTCTGGCGAGCCTTGAAGGCGTTTCTCTGGACAGGGCGTGTGCGAAGTACCGCAACGGCTGTCCCAAGTGCCATTCGGTGCCTTGCGAGTGCAAAGAGACCTCAAAGGACTAA
- a CDS encoding DUF6754 domain-containing protein, protein MSILLAILVNQVSLIVIRAFDTPNDGGKSITIQFDVPSQLPTDVLILERTEEGGEPAIIATLNPNETSYIDEGVVDTKRYQYRFASVKGTDTLWSETTGWVKSSPQFFNWARVNILVAMLIFFALVIYFIEHAKAGRHLFVRRIAGLDAVEEAVGRATEMGKPIVYVPGLGSVADIATIASLNILGEVAKKTAQYDSALLVPNRDPIVYTVAREVVKEAYTKAGRPDAFKPDNIFYVTSEQFAYAAAVDGLMVREKPATNFFLGTFWAESLILAETGATTGAIQIAGTDSVFQLPFFITACDYTLIGEELYAASAYLSREPLLLGSLKGQDFGKLLIMVIIIIGSALLLLSKIPTLKFFSQIINFFNVS, encoded by the coding sequence ATGAGCATTTTGCTTGCTATTCTTGTCAACCAGGTGTCCTTGATAGTAATCCGGGCATTTGACACACCGAATGATGGTGGCAAGAGTATCACCATTCAGTTTGATGTGCCCTCACAACTGCCGACTGATGTGCTGATTCTAGAGCGGACCGAAGAGGGGGGCGAACCGGCAATAATTGCCACGCTTAATCCTAATGAAACCAGCTATATTGATGAAGGGGTGGTTGATACCAAACGCTATCAGTACCGTTTTGCTTCGGTTAAGGGCACAGATACGCTCTGGAGTGAAACCACGGGCTGGGTGAAAAGCTCGCCCCAGTTCTTCAACTGGGCGCGGGTAAATATCCTCGTGGCGATGCTCATCTTTTTTGCCTTGGTAATTTATTTCATTGAGCATGCCAAGGCAGGCAGGCATCTTTTTGTTCGGCGCATTGCCGGTCTGGATGCGGTTGAAGAGGCGGTTGGCAGGGCAACAGAGATGGGTAAGCCGATTGTCTATGTTCCGGGCTTGGGTTCGGTTGCTGACATCGCCACCATTGCCTCGCTCAACATCCTGGGGGAGGTGGCGAAAAAGACCGCCCAGTACGACTCGGCACTATTGGTTCCCAACCGCGACCCGATTGTCTATACCGTCGCCCGTGAGGTGGTGAAGGAGGCATATACCAAGGCGGGCAGACCTGATGCCTTCAAGCCGGACAACATCTTCTATGTCACATCCGAGCAGTTTGCCTATGCGGCAGCGGTTGACGGGTTGATGGTCAGGGAAAAACCGGCAACCAACTTCTTCCTTGGGACCTTCTGGGCAGAGTCATTAATCCTTGCTGAAACCGGGGCAACCACCGGTGCAATTCAAATCGCGGGAACAGACTCGGTGTTCCAGCTGCCTTTCTTCATCACCGCCTGTGACTACACCCTGATTGGCGAAGAACTCTATGCCGCATCTGCCTATCTTTCAAGAGAGCCTTTACTCTTGGGCTCGCTCAAAGGGCAGGACTTCGGCAAACTTTTGATTATGGTGATTATCATCATTGGTTCGGCACTCTTACTCCTCTCAAAAATCCCCACGCTCAAATTCTTCTCCCAAATCATCAACTTCTTTAATGTAAGTTAA
- a CDS encoding capsule assembly Wzi family protein: MSTFLIVFICAVPASETGVEYIPSDSRLYEDIDLLKTSGLISTLPSTSRPWPRKELFRLFLEADSNGKSQHLNLAQRAALNRLSWEFGEELQLVKRRKPVFSFNVDDGVVRADFFSRAHLTKEKQRVGIGTVFNNRPDNRFFFSERIEMSFLNPREPRVFDSSGCHNPNSRVISWRDRVLFEMERAYFGFKLPWVRMEIGRDELFWGPGYLSSVMLSDNAPALDQIQFSLTGPNLKFISFTAMLSRWNERHPFLSAQRLEVSLCQRLTIGGAMFNVYTYESAQDFSGMLNPLLPLYFSVANSGHGDNLLVGGDAVLYLPRTKIYGQLLIDNFEFNTRKDAPNCVGLQTGIFFTPQIPIDIRLEYALVTAFTYYHRLRDIIFANYSVPLGHEIGPDADQLWGRVRFTIFDWLQTSLSADYTRRGFYNRGDLDRLCFDLSTDTVFLRRYYEFPARGWDSAGTVVEEVERTLRIGPEVEFSPLPELYLLTKAALSYCQHPEGAPNRKRVQPEFFIKVEYRYR, translated from the coding sequence TTGAGCACATTCTTGATAGTATTCATCTGTGCAGTTCCTGCTTCAGAAACCGGGGTTGAATACATTCCGAGCGATTCCCGGCTCTATGAGGACATTGACCTATTGAAGACATCGGGACTGATTTCAACTCTACCCTCAACAAGCCGACCCTGGCCAAGAAAGGAGCTGTTTCGCCTTTTCCTTGAGGCTGATTCCAATGGTAAATCCCAACATTTGAATTTAGCACAAAGGGCAGCACTCAATCGCTTAAGTTGGGAGTTTGGTGAAGAACTGCAACTGGTGAAAAGGAGAAAGCCGGTCTTCAGTTTCAATGTTGATGATGGTGTGGTTCGGGCAGATTTCTTTTCCCGCGCCCACTTAACCAAAGAAAAGCAGCGAGTTGGTATTGGTACCGTCTTTAACAATAGACCCGACAACAGGTTTTTCTTTTCTGAACGGATAGAGATGTCCTTTTTGAACCCTCGTGAACCAAGGGTGTTTGACTCCTCGGGCTGTCATAACCCTAACAGCCGGGTAATCTCCTGGCGTGACCGGGTTCTTTTTGAGATGGAGCGGGCATATTTTGGTTTCAAACTCCCTTGGGTCAGAATGGAGATAGGCAGGGATGAACTCTTCTGGGGTCCTGGTTATCTTTCCTCAGTGATGCTTTCCGACAATGCGCCAGCGCTTGACCAGATTCAGTTTTCCCTCACCGGTCCTAACCTAAAATTTATCAGTTTTACTGCGATGCTTTCCCGTTGGAATGAGAGGCACCCTTTTCTCTCTGCGCAAAGGCTTGAGGTTTCCCTTTGCCAACGCCTCACCATTGGTGGTGCGATGTTTAATGTGTATACCTATGAGTCGGCACAGGACTTCAGCGGCATGCTCAATCCGTTGCTTCCCCTTTATTTCTCGGTTGCTAATTCCGGGCACGGTGACAATTTGCTTGTAGGCGGGGATGCGGTGCTGTACCTCCCCCGGACAAAAATCTACGGGCAGTTACTTATTGACAACTTTGAGTTCAATACGAGAAAGGATGCGCCTAACTGCGTTGGCTTGCAGACAGGCATCTTCTTTACGCCCCAAATACCTATCGACATTCGCCTTGAATATGCCCTTGTTACCGCCTTCACCTACTATCACCGGCTGCGCGATATAATATTTGCAAACTACTCCGTGCCCTTGGGGCATGAGATTGGACCCGATGCCGACCAGTTATGGGGAAGGGTGAGGTTCACTATCTTTGACTGGCTTCAGACCTCATTATCAGCCGATTACACCCGTCGTGGCTTTTACAATCGGGGTGATTTGGACCGGCTTTGCTTTGATCTGTCAACTGACACGGTTTTTCTTCGTCGTTACTACGAGTTTCCTGCCCGGGGCTGGGATTCAGCCGGAACGGTTGTTGAGGAGGTGGAAAGGACATTGCGTATCGGACCGGAAGTAGAGTTCTCACCTCTGCCCGAACTTTATCTATTAACAAAAGCGGCCTTGAGTTACTGTCAGCATCCCGAGGGCGCGCCTAATAGAAAAAGGGTTCAGCCGGAGTTTTTCATTAAGGTGGAGTATCGTTATCGATGA
- a CDS encoding L-threonylcarbamoyladenylate synthase: MARITAAGEEAVLQAVRTLKRGGLVIFPTETVYGIGADIRQPEAIKTIFAIKGRNFSQPLLIHCGNKSQLRMMVKEVPEWAEPLIDRFLPGPLALIFFRSEMVPDIVTASRETVGIRVVANGIFASISEELGAPLAGTSANKSGEPATNDFAKIAAEVIGQVDLAINAGRSGSGRASTILDLTVEPPRIIRKGEIGKKEIERVLGAVVIDNDTPP; encoded by the coding sequence ATGGCGCGGATAACTGCTGCTGGTGAAGAAGCGGTTCTCCAGGCGGTGAGGACATTAAAAAGGGGGGGACTGGTGATTTTCCCCACCGAAACGGTTTATGGAATCGGTGCGGATATCAGGCAGCCTGAGGCGATTAAAACAATATTTGCCATCAAAGGCAGGAATTTTAGCCAGCCGTTACTTATCCACTGCGGCAACAAGAGTCAGCTGCGGATGATGGTAAAGGAGGTTCCGGAATGGGCAGAGCCACTGATTGACCGTTTTCTACCCGGACCACTTGCCTTGATATTTTTCCGTTCAGAGATGGTACCTGATATTGTCACCGCGAGCAGAGAGACCGTTGGCATCAGGGTTGTCGCCAATGGGATTTTTGCCAGCATCTCCGAAGAGTTGGGCGCACCGCTTGCGGGCACAAGTGCCAACAAAAGTGGCGAACCAGCGACGAACGATTTTGCTAAAATTGCGGCGGAGGTTATCGGTCAAGTCGATTTGGCAATAAATGCAGGAAGAAGTGGGAGTGGCAGGGCTTCAACAATCCTTGACCTGACGGTCGAGCCGCCCCGAATAATCCGCAAGGGTGAGATTGGTAAGAAGGAGATTGAAAGGGTATTGGGTGCGGTTGTCATCGATAACGATACTCCACCTTAA